The following proteins are encoded in a genomic region of Candidatus Zixiibacteriota bacterium:
- a CDS encoding homoaconitate hydratase family protein, with amino-acid sequence MGQTFAEKIFTNKMGHDVKPGEICEIAPDVAMSHDNTADISNTFYKIGVDKVHSPDIHVIVLDHCSPAANATYAENHKTVREFVKKQGIKNFYDVNRGICHQVLTEEGFVLPGKVMVGSDSHTTHYGALGAFGAGIGRSEMAVVLATGQIWLRCPESIKITLNGMLTEPVATKDIILKIIGTIKADGALYKSVEFHGDALDRFSFDSRFVFSNMSVEMGAKNGYIRPNQMVLDYVKPRAKMDFEPVYPDDDANYETEMTIDLDTLEPQVACPHTVDNVHPVSEMSGEKVNMAFLGTCCNARLEDIAIAAEIVRGKKVAEGVRFQVTPASQQVFMEAMKQGHVETIMNAGGYFTNSNCGPCLGAHMGVPAKDEKIISTANRNFRGRMGNRDSFVYLASPATVAASALTGTITDPREI; translated from the coding sequence ATGGGACAGACATTTGCTGAAAAGATTTTTACTAATAAGATGGGGCACGATGTAAAACCGGGCGAAATCTGCGAGATCGCGCCTGACGTGGCTATGTCGCATGACAACACCGCCGACATATCCAACACTTTCTACAAAATCGGAGTCGACAAAGTCCACAGCCCGGATATCCATGTGATCGTACTGGATCATTGCTCCCCGGCCGCCAACGCCACTTATGCCGAAAATCATAAGACCGTGCGTGAATTCGTCAAGAAGCAGGGAATCAAGAATTTCTATGACGTCAACCGCGGGATCTGTCATCAGGTCCTGACCGAGGAAGGTTTTGTACTGCCCGGCAAGGTCATGGTCGGCTCGGATTCTCATACCACCCACTACGGCGCGTTGGGAGCATTCGGGGCGGGTATAGGCCGTTCCGAGATGGCTGTCGTTTTAGCCACCGGTCAAATCTGGCTCAGGTGCCCCGAATCGATCAAGATAACGCTCAATGGGATGCTGACCGAACCGGTTGCCACCAAGGATATCATCCTCAAGATAATCGGCACAATCAAAGCCGATGGAGCTTTGTACAAGTCGGTGGAATTCCATGGCGACGCGTTGGACAGGTTCAGTTTCGATTCGCGCTTTGTGTTTTCGAATATGTCGGTCGAGATGGGTGCCAAAAACGGTTATATCCGTCCCAACCAGATGGTACTGGATTATGTCAAGCCTCGTGCAAAGATGGATTTCGAGCCGGTTTATCCCGATGACGACGCCAATTATGAAACCGAGATGACGATCGATCTGGACACTCTCGAACCGCAGGTCGCCTGCCCGCATACGGTCGACAATGTTCACCCCGTCAGCGAAATGAGCGGTGAAAAGGTCAATATGGCGTTTTTGGGTACATGTTGCAACGCCCGCCTGGAGGATATCGCCATCGCGGCTGAGATAGTGCGTGGCAAGAAAGTGGCCGAGGGCGTCCGTTTCCAGGTCACACCCGCCTCACAGCAGGTTTTTATGGAGGCGATGAAACAGGGTCATGTCGAGACCATCATGAACGCCGGCGGATATTTCACCAACTCCAATTGTGGACCCTGCCTGGGCGCCCATATGGGCGTACCGGCTAAGGATGAGAAGATAATCTCGACCGCCAACCGCAATTTCCGTGGTCGTATGGGCAACCGTGACAGTTTCGTATACCTGGCCAGCCCGGCCACAGTGGCGGCCTCTGCCCTGACCGGCACGATCACCGACCCGCGGGAAATTTGA